The following are encoded in a window of Hemiscyllium ocellatum isolate sHemOce1 chromosome 46, sHemOce1.pat.X.cur, whole genome shotgun sequence genomic DNA:
- the LOC132836269 gene encoding gastrula zinc finger protein XlCGF17.1-like, with protein sequence MALPSLLQPKYHWILNMEGKSTIHSGEKPYTCCTCGQGFSRSSSLSQHKYIHTGQMPFVCSECGKGFMRSSILRKHQQVHTEERPFQCLDCGKCYKRSGALKLHRRVHTGERPFSCSHCGAGFKQSSDLIEHQRIHTGERPFSCSECGKTFARKSILLKHQQVHTEERPFQCSDCGKCYKRSGDLMSHQRVHTDRRPFVCSHCGTGFRQSFQLTVHQQTHTGERPFTCPECGKGFTQKSNLLKHQRLHTEERPFNCSDCEKCFKRSGDLVSHQRVHTDERPFRCSHCGTGFKWSTQLTVHQRIHTGERPFACTECGKGFTMKSKLLHHQRVHEQ encoded by the coding sequence ATGGCGTTGCCCAGTTTATTGCAGCCTAAATATCATTGGATTTTGAACATGGAAGGAAAAAGCACCATTCACAGTGGGGAGAAACCGTACACGTGTTGTACATGTGGACAAGGCTTCAGCAGGTCATCTTCCCTCTCACAacataaatacattcacactggACAGATGCCATTTGTCTGCTCcgagtgtgggaaaggattcatgCGATCGTCCATCCTGCGGAAACACCAGCAAGTTCACACTGAGGAGAGACCTTTTCAATGCCTAGACTGTGGAAAGTGCTATAAACGTTCAGGGGCCCTCAAGTTACATCGACGTGTTCACACTGGCGAGAGACCCTTCAGTTGCTCTCACTGTGGGGCTGGGTTCAAGCAATCTTCTGACCTCATTGAACACCAGcggattcacactggggagagaccgttcAGCTGCTCAGAATGTGGGAAGACATTCGCACGGAAATCTATCTTACTGAAACACCAGCAAGTTCACACAGAGGAGAGACCTTTTCAGTGCTCAGACTGTGGGAAATGCTATAAAAGGTCTGGGGACCTGATGTCCCATCAACGGGTTCACACTGATCGGAGACCGTTTGTGTGCTCCCACTGTGGAACTGGGTTCAGGCAGTCATTTCAACTTACTGTACATCAGCAAacacacactggggagaggcctttcacctGCCCTGAGTGTGGCAAGGGATTCACTCAGAAATCCAacctgctgaaacaccagcgaCTCCACACAGAGGAAAGACCTTTCAATTGTTCAGACTGTGAGAAATGCTTTAAAAGATCTGGAGACCTGGTGTCCCATCAACGTGTTCACACAGACGAGAGACccttcaggtgctctcactgtgggactgggttcAAGTGGTCAACACAACTCACTGTACACCAGcggattcacactggggagagaccattcgcctgcaccgagtgtgggaagggattcactatGAAATCCAAACTGCTGCATCACCAGCGGGTTCATGAGCAATGA